A single Dreissena polymorpha isolate Duluth1 chromosome 14, UMN_Dpol_1.0, whole genome shotgun sequence DNA region contains:
- the LOC127857295 gene encoding uncharacterized protein LOC127857295, producing the protein MNQAKIRELFRLFDANNDRSISSQELGKAMRFLGMTPTEQQVTDAMRTLDVDRVAIKNLGETLTDKELDDMMRQADIDGDGKIHYEDSSY; encoded by the exons ATGAATCAGGCAA AAATTCGTGAGTTGTTCCGGCTCTTCGATGCCAACAATGACCGCTCCATCTCCAGTCAGGAGCTCGGCAAGGCCATGAGGTTCCTGGGTATGACTCCCACAGAACAACAGGTCACCGATGCCATGAGAACACTGGATGTTGATCG AGTAGCGATAAAAAATCTTGGAGAGACTCTAACGGACAAGGAACTAGACGATATGATGAGACAGGCGGATATAGACGGAGATGGCAAAATACACTACGAAGATTCTTCTTATTAG